Part of the Planctomycetota bacterium genome is shown below.
GGTGGCACGGACGGCGGCAGCCCTTATGTGGTGCCGGACGCCACAACACTCGGTGCTGGCGAGTTCTTCCTCTTCGCCAACCCACTCGCCACGACCGGCTTCTCGGTCGTCCCCGACGTCACACTGCCCGCGAATGCTGTCGAGAACAGCCCATACACCGTGCTCCTCGAGGACTCGGCTGGGGGCAACGTCTACAGCGTTCTTGTGACTGATGGCACAGATGCCCTCGGCGCGAACGAGGCTGGCACGCCAATTGTTGCCGATCTGACAGCTGGTCCCGACGGCACGTTCCTCCCGGCTGGCTTCTTCCTCGAAGTTGATGGCGGCAGCACCGCAGGCTTCCTTGAATTCGGCACCGGCAATCTGACCGGTGGTGCAGGTGCGGGCGGTAGCCCCGGCTTCAGCAACGTTATCCCCGAGCCGACAAGCATCGCCGTCCTGGGCATGGCCGGCCTCGCGGCGCTGCGTCGCCGTCGCGTCTGAGCGACCTCATCCAACAACCGACTTCCGCCCGTCTTCCGGACG
Proteins encoded:
- a CDS encoding lamin tail domain-containing protein; amino-acid sequence: MKHTTLLLAAATTVAASQAQANIVINELLGSTSGSDWEFIELFNAGVSPVDISGYTVTLYDADDGGTDGGSPYVVPDATTLGAGEFFLFANPLATTGFSVVPDVTLPANAVENSPYTVLLEDSAGGNVYSVLVTDGTDALGANEAGTPIVADLTAGPDGTFLPAGFFLEVDGGSTAGFLEFGTGNLTGGAGAGGSPGFSNVIPEPTSIAVLGMAGLAALRRRRV